The Sinorhizobium fredii genome contains the following window.
GAGGATGCGGTTCAGCCCGTCGGTTCCCGCATAATAGAGGCCGATGATCAGGATCAGTTCCGGGATGGCGCGGACGGCCGTCGTATAGAGATCGAGGACGAAGCGAACCGGGCGATTGCCCTTCAGCTTGCCGATGGCACCGACGAGGCCGATGGCGATGCCGACGAGATAGGCGCCAAGCGAAATCAGCACGGTGGAGAGCGCGCCTGCAAGCAGCACGCCTCCCCAGCCGGGCGGATAAGGGGAGAGCAATTCCAGGAGCGATTGGCTGGACGACATCCGGGGCCTATCTGATCGAGTTCATAGGCAAAGGGCGATCGGCGCCTTCAGGCGCCGATCGCCCTTCCGGTCATTCGCCATAGGGATCGAAGTCGAAGTACTTCTTGGAGATTTCGGCATATTTGCCGCTCGCCCTGACGGCGGCGATCGCCGCGTTAAGCTTGTCGCGCAGTGCCGTGTCGTCCTTGCGCAGCCCGCCGCCGATACCCGTTCCGAGGATAGCCGGGTCGTCCTTGACGTTGCCCTTGTCCTCGCAGCAGTCCTTGCCGAAGTCCGACTTCAGGAACTCTGCCAGCGGAATGGCATCGCCGAAGACATAGTCGATCCGCCCGGCAGCCAGGTCCTGGAAGGCTTCGTCGAGCGTCGCATAGGTCTGTTCCGCTGCCTTGTCGGCGAAATACTTCTTGTAATATTCGGACTGGATCGTCGAGACCTGGATGCCGATCGTCTTGTCGGCGACGTCGTCAGGCGCTGCTCCTAACTTGCCGTCCTTGGCGCCGATCAGCTTGCTCGGGGTGTTGTAATATTTGTCGGTGAAGTCGATCGTCTTCTTGCGCTCGTGGGTGATCGACATCGACGACCAGATGACGTCGAACTTCTTCGCCTCGAGACCCGGGATCAGGCCGTCCCAGGACATGTCCACGATGGAGCAGGTCTCCTTCATCTCGGCGCAGACCGCGTCCATCAGCTCGATTTCCCAACCGATCCATTTGCCGGACGGGTCCTTCGTGAAGAAGGGTGGGTAGGCTTCGTTCATGATGCCGAAGCGCACTTCCGCATTGGCCGCACCTGCAAGTGCGAAGGCCACGCCGGCCATCAGGATGGACATCAACTTCATTCGACTACCCCTTCTGTTTTCGTCGGAATGGAAACGGATCAATGGCCGAGACTGCCGGTGAATTCGCGGCAGCGGGCGCTGAGCGGCGCACCGAAGACCTGGGCGGGCGGCCCCTGTTCCTCGACGCGCCCCCCATCGAGGAACATCACGTGGCTGGAGACGTCGTGGGCGAATTTCATCTCGTGCGTGACGAGAAGCATGGTCCGCCCTTCTTCCGCCAAGTCGCGGATGACCTTCAGCACCTCGC
Protein-coding sequences here:
- a CDS encoding transporter substrate-binding domain-containing protein, encoding MKLMSILMAGVAFALAGAANAEVRFGIMNEAYPPFFTKDPSGKWIGWEIELMDAVCAEMKETCSIVDMSWDGLIPGLEAKKFDVIWSSMSITHERKKTIDFTDKYYNTPSKLIGAKDGKLGAAPDDVADKTIGIQVSTIQSEYYKKYFADKAAEQTYATLDEAFQDLAAGRIDYVFGDAIPLAEFLKSDFGKDCCEDKGNVKDDPAILGTGIGGGLRKDDTALRDKLNAAIAAVRASGKYAEISKKYFDFDPYGE